From Coriobacteriia bacterium:
GCCGATGAGGGCCGTCACCTCGTTTTTGGGAAAGGAGAGCGAGATGTCCTTGAGCGCATGAAAGTCGCCGTAGTGCAGGTTCAGGCCCCTCACCTCCATCTTGGCCTCGCGGTTTGGGCATGCGGAGCCCATGGCCATGTCATCGGGGCATACATGAGGATCGCGAGGCTCGTTCATGACGATTGCCGGGGTCTTCTCTCGGACGCATTCCATCGGATTGTCCTTTCGCTTGATAGGGGTATCGGATTTCGACATCGCTAGCCCCGCACGTTCAATCGCTTGACGACGAGGTTCGTCCCCGCGTTCAGCAACACGACGAGGACGAGCAGCACGACGGCCGTGGCATAGGTTTCGTTCAGGTGCAGTCCCTCGCTTGCCAGGACGTACATGTGCACGGCGAGCGTGCGGCACGAGTCGAACAGGGCGAAGACGCCCTCGCCGCCAAAGTCGGGGATTTGCGCCACGGTGCCGGCGGTGAACAACAGCGCCGCCACCTCGCCGACGCAGCGGCCCAGCGCGAGCAGCACGCCACCGAAGATGCCGGGCAGCGCGCTCGGGAGCACGCAGCGGAATATGGTGCGCACGAGTCCGGCTCCCAGGGCAAGCCCGCCGTGCTTGTAGGATTGGGGCACGGCGAGAAGGGCCTCCTCGGTCGTGCGCATGATGATGGGGAGCACCATGATCGCCAGGGTGCACGCGCCCGCGAGTAGCGAGAGGCCCCAACCCAGAAGCGTCGTGAAGAAGAGCAGGCCGAACAGTCCGTACACGATCGACGGGATGCCCTGGAGCGTCTCGGTCGTCATGCGCACCACGCGTACGAAACGGCTCGCGGGCCTCGCGTACTCGACGAGGTACACCGCCGAGGCGATGCCGACGGGAGCTGCGATGATGAGGGCGAAAAGCGCCATCAGGACCGTGTCGACCAGGGCGGGCATGAGCGAGACGTTGTCGGAGGTGTACTCCCATTCGAACAGGGTCGGACTGAGGTTCGGGATGCCGTTCACCAGGATGAACCCAATGATCAGGACGAGCATCGCCGTCGACAGGATGGCGCCCGCGTATACCACGGCGCGAAGGAGACGGGCCGTCATCTCAGGGCACCTCGTTTCTTTATCGCGCCGAACAGCAGGCTTATGAGCATGACGAACACGAAGAGCACGACGCCGGTGGCGATGAGCGCTCCGCGATGCAGGTCTGCGGCGTAACCCATCTCGAGCACGATGTTGGCGGTCATCGTGCGCACGCCATCGAAGATGGAGGAGGGAATGACGGCCTGGTTTCCCGCCACCATGACCACGGCCATCGTCTCTCCGATGGCACGCCCCACGCCCAGGACGACGGACGCCATGATTCCCGAGAACGCGGCTGGCACGATGATGCGAAAGACCGAGCGCTCGTGCGTGGCCCCCAGGGCGAGCGCCCCCTCGTAGTAGCTCCGGGGTACCGCATCGAGGGCGTTCTTCGACACGGTGATGATGGTGGGCAGGATCATGATGCCCAAGAGGAAGGAGGCGGCGAGCAGCGACAATCCGTTGCCCGGGCCGATCGAGCGTACGATGGGGACGACCACCATGAGGCCAAAGAAGCCGTAGACGACCGACGGGATGCCGGCGAGCAGCTCGACGGCGGGTTTGAGCAGCCGCGCGATGCTCGCGTTCGCGAAGCGGGAGAGGAAGATCGCCGTCAGGATGCCCGCGGGCACGCCGACGACAATCGCCCCGGCGGTGACGTAGAGGCTACCGACTATCATGGGGAATATCCCGTACATATCGCTTCCCGGTTTCCAGGTGCATCCCAGCAGGAAGTCGGGTAGTCCTATTTGCGCCATGGCGGGAACCCCGTTGGCAAAGAGGAAGAGGCAGATGAGCGCCACGGCCAGGATGGAGATCGCGGCAGCGGCGGCA
This genomic window contains:
- the pstA gene encoding phosphate ABC transporter permease PtsA, producing the protein MTARLLRAVVYAGAILSTAMLVLIIGFILVNGIPNLSPTLFEWEYTSDNVSLMPALVDTVLMALFALIIAAPVGIASAVYLVEYARPASRFVRVVRMTTETLQGIPSIVYGLFGLLFFTTLLGWGLSLLAGACTLAIMVLPIIMRTTEEALLAVPQSYKHGGLALGAGLVRTIFRCVLPSALPGIFGGVLLALGRCVGEVAALLFTAGTVAQIPDFGGEGVFALFDSCRTLAVHMYVLASEGLHLNETYATAVVLLVLVVLLNAGTNLVVKRLNVRG
- the pstC gene encoding phosphate ABC transporter permease subunit PstC, whose amino-acid sequence is MSRQTLKEGVARWLFAAAAAISILAVALICLFLFANGVPAMAQIGLPDFLLGCTWKPGSDMYGIFPMIVGSLYVTAGAIVVGVPAGILTAIFLSRFANASIARLLKPAVELLAGIPSVVYGFFGLMVVVPIVRSIGPGNGLSLLAASFLLGIMILPTIITVSKNALDAVPRSYYEGALALGATHERSVFRIIVPAAFSGIMASVVLGVGRAIGETMAVVMVAGNQAVIPSSIFDGVRTMTANIVLEMGYAADLHRGALIATGVVLFVFVMLISLLFGAIKKRGALR